A region from the Lemur catta isolate mLemCat1 chromosome 7, mLemCat1.pri, whole genome shotgun sequence genome encodes:
- the SSH3 gene encoding protein phosphatase Slingshot homolog 3 isoform X1 — protein sequence MALVTVSRSPPASGHSTPVGPTQELAVKRRNRLQRRQSFAVLRGAVLGLQGGGDNGDTAEASPERAEEPLGEEQPHGDQTDYGQGFQSPQKQEQRQHLHLMVELLRPQDDILLAAQLEAARPPRLRYLLVVSTREHPSQDETVLLGVDFPDSSSPSCTLGLVLPLWSDTQVYLDGDGGFSVTSGGQSRIFKPISIQTMWATLQVLHQACEAALGSGLVPGGSALTWASYYQDRLNSDQSCLNEWTAMADLESLRPPSTEAGRPSEQEQMEQAIRAELWEVLDTSDLESITSKEIRQALELRLGCPLQQYRDFIDNQMLLLMAQQDRASRIFPHLYLGSEWNAANLEELQRNRVSHILNMAREIDNFYPERFTYHNVRLWDEESAQLLPHWKETHRFIEAARAQGTRVLVHCKMGVSRSAATVLAYAMKQYGWSLEQALHHVQELRPIARPNPGFLRQLQTYQGILTASRQSHIWEQKVGRVSPEEPLTPEVSTPSPPLPPEPGGGGEVKAMGLEKSQAPPEEESGPRARINLRGVMRSISLLEPSLELESVSGAGDLPEVFSSHESSDEEPAQPVPPLSRAKGGQRLCQGPWPALKSRQSVVALQSAALVASRTRALQEQGQGQGQGQGEPGILPTPRLRKVVRQASVDDSREGGEA from the exons ATGGCTCTGGTCACAGTGAGCCGCTCGCCCCCGGCCAGCGGCCACTCCACGCCTGTGGGGCCCACG CAGGAGCTGGCGGTCAAGCGGAGAAACCGACTCCAGCGCCG GCAGAGCTTTGCGGTGCTCCGTGGGGCTGTCCTGGGACTGCAAGGCGGAGGGGACAATGGTGATACAGCTGAGGCCAGCCCTGAGCGAGCAGAGGAACCCCTGGGTGAGGAGCAGCCCCACGGGGACCAGACAGACTACGGACAAGGGTTCCAAAGTCCCCAGAAACAGGAGCAGAGGCAGCACCTGCATCTCATGGTGGAGTTGCTGAGGCCACAAGACGACATCCTCCTG GCAGCCCAGCTGGAGGCAGCTCGGCCACCCCGGCTCCGCTACCTGCTGGTAGTTTCCACACGAGAGCACCCGAGCCAGGATGAGACAGTCCTCCTGGGGGTGGACTTCCCTGacagcag CTCTCCCAGCTGTACCCTGGGCCTGGTCTTGCCCCTCTGGAGTGACACCCAGGTGTACTTAGATGGAGACGG GGGCTTCAGCGTGACGTCTGGTGGGCAGAGCCGAATCTTCAAGCCCATCTCTATCCAGACCATGTG GGCCACGCTCCAAGTGTTGCACCAGGCATGTGAGGCAGCTCTAGGCAGTGGTCTTGTACCTGGTGGCAGTGCCCTCACCTGGGCCAGCTACTACCAGGACAGACTGAACTCTGACCAGAGCTGCCTCAATGAGTGGACGGCCATGGCTGACCTGGAGTCTCTGCGACCTCCCAGCACCGAAGCTGGCCG GCCCTCGGAACAGGAGCAGATGGAGCAGGCGATCCGGGCTGAGCTGTGGGAAGTGCTGGACACCAGCGACTTGGAGAGCATCACTTCCAAAGAG ATCCGCCAGGCCCTGGAGCTGCGTCTAGGGTGTCCCCTCCAGCAGTACCGAGACTTCATCGACAACCAGATGCTGCTGCTCATGGCGCAGCAAGACCGGGCTTCCCGCATCTTCCCTCATCTCTACCTG GGCTCAGAGTGGAACGCGGCCAACCTGGAGGAGCTGCAGAGAAACAG GGTCAGCCACATCTTGAACATGGCCCGGGAGATTGACAACTTCTACCCAGAGCGCTTCACCTACCACAACGTGCGCCTCTGGGATGAGGAGTCAGCCCAGCTGCTGCCCCACTGGAAGGAGACGCACCGCTTCATTGAAGCTGCAAG GGCGCAGGGCACCCGGGTGCTAGTCCACTGCAAGATGGGCGTCAGCCGCTCAGCTGCCACGGTGCTGGCCTACGCCATGAAGCAGTACGGCTGGAGCCTGGAGCAGGCGCTGCACCACGTGCAGGAGCTGCGGCCCATTGCCCGCCCCAACCCCGGCTTCCTGCGCCAGCTGCAGACCTACCAGGGCATCCTGACTGCCAG CCGCCAGAGCCACATCTGGGAGCAGAAAGTGGGTAGGGTCTCCCCAGAGGAGCCCCTGACCCCCGAAGTCTCTACACCATCCCCACCTCTTCCGCCAGAACCGGGGGGCGGTGGGGAGGTGAAGGCCATGGGCTTGGAGAAGAGCCAGGCACCCCCAGAAGAAGAGTCTGGGCCAAGGGCCCGTATCAACCTCCGAGGGGTCATGAGGTCCATCAGTCTCCTGGAGCCCTCCCTGGAGCTAGAGAGTGTCTCGGGGGCTGGTGACCTGCCAgag GTTTTCTCTTCCCACGAGTCTTCAGACGAAGAGCCTGCGCAGCCCGTCCCTCCACTCTCAAGGGCGAAGGGAGGCCAGCGGCTCTGCCAGGGGCCTTGGCCTGCCCTAAAGTCCCGCCAGTCTGTGGTTGCCCTCCAGAGCGCCGCCCTGGTGGCCAGCCGGACCCGAGCCTTgcaggagcaggggcaggggcaggggcaggggcaaggAGAGCCTGGCATTCTCCCCACACCCAGGCTCCGGAAGGTGGTGAGGCAGGCCAGCGTGGATGACAGCAGAGAGGGGGGCGAGGCCTGA
- the SSH3 gene encoding protein phosphatase Slingshot homolog 3 isoform X2, translated as MALVTVSRSPPASGHSTPVGPTELAVKRRNRLQRRQSFAVLRGAVLGLQGGGDNGDTAEASPERAEEPLGEEQPHGDQTDYGQGFQSPQKQEQRQHLHLMVELLRPQDDILLAAQLEAARPPRLRYLLVVSTREHPSQDETVLLGVDFPDSSSPSCTLGLVLPLWSDTQVYLDGDGGFSVTSGGQSRIFKPISIQTMWATLQVLHQACEAALGSGLVPGGSALTWASYYQDRLNSDQSCLNEWTAMADLESLRPPSTEAGRPSEQEQMEQAIRAELWEVLDTSDLESITSKEIRQALELRLGCPLQQYRDFIDNQMLLLMAQQDRASRIFPHLYLGSEWNAANLEELQRNRVSHILNMAREIDNFYPERFTYHNVRLWDEESAQLLPHWKETHRFIEAARAQGTRVLVHCKMGVSRSAATVLAYAMKQYGWSLEQALHHVQELRPIARPNPGFLRQLQTYQGILTASRQSHIWEQKVGRVSPEEPLTPEVSTPSPPLPPEPGGGGEVKAMGLEKSQAPPEEESGPRARINLRGVMRSISLLEPSLELESVSGAGDLPEVFSSHESSDEEPAQPVPPLSRAKGGQRLCQGPWPALKSRQSVVALQSAALVASRTRALQEQGQGQGQGQGEPGILPTPRLRKVVRQASVDDSREGGEA; from the exons ATGGCTCTGGTCACAGTGAGCCGCTCGCCCCCGGCCAGCGGCCACTCCACGCCTGTGGGGCCCACG GAGCTGGCGGTCAAGCGGAGAAACCGACTCCAGCGCCG GCAGAGCTTTGCGGTGCTCCGTGGGGCTGTCCTGGGACTGCAAGGCGGAGGGGACAATGGTGATACAGCTGAGGCCAGCCCTGAGCGAGCAGAGGAACCCCTGGGTGAGGAGCAGCCCCACGGGGACCAGACAGACTACGGACAAGGGTTCCAAAGTCCCCAGAAACAGGAGCAGAGGCAGCACCTGCATCTCATGGTGGAGTTGCTGAGGCCACAAGACGACATCCTCCTG GCAGCCCAGCTGGAGGCAGCTCGGCCACCCCGGCTCCGCTACCTGCTGGTAGTTTCCACACGAGAGCACCCGAGCCAGGATGAGACAGTCCTCCTGGGGGTGGACTTCCCTGacagcag CTCTCCCAGCTGTACCCTGGGCCTGGTCTTGCCCCTCTGGAGTGACACCCAGGTGTACTTAGATGGAGACGG GGGCTTCAGCGTGACGTCTGGTGGGCAGAGCCGAATCTTCAAGCCCATCTCTATCCAGACCATGTG GGCCACGCTCCAAGTGTTGCACCAGGCATGTGAGGCAGCTCTAGGCAGTGGTCTTGTACCTGGTGGCAGTGCCCTCACCTGGGCCAGCTACTACCAGGACAGACTGAACTCTGACCAGAGCTGCCTCAATGAGTGGACGGCCATGGCTGACCTGGAGTCTCTGCGACCTCCCAGCACCGAAGCTGGCCG GCCCTCGGAACAGGAGCAGATGGAGCAGGCGATCCGGGCTGAGCTGTGGGAAGTGCTGGACACCAGCGACTTGGAGAGCATCACTTCCAAAGAG ATCCGCCAGGCCCTGGAGCTGCGTCTAGGGTGTCCCCTCCAGCAGTACCGAGACTTCATCGACAACCAGATGCTGCTGCTCATGGCGCAGCAAGACCGGGCTTCCCGCATCTTCCCTCATCTCTACCTG GGCTCAGAGTGGAACGCGGCCAACCTGGAGGAGCTGCAGAGAAACAG GGTCAGCCACATCTTGAACATGGCCCGGGAGATTGACAACTTCTACCCAGAGCGCTTCACCTACCACAACGTGCGCCTCTGGGATGAGGAGTCAGCCCAGCTGCTGCCCCACTGGAAGGAGACGCACCGCTTCATTGAAGCTGCAAG GGCGCAGGGCACCCGGGTGCTAGTCCACTGCAAGATGGGCGTCAGCCGCTCAGCTGCCACGGTGCTGGCCTACGCCATGAAGCAGTACGGCTGGAGCCTGGAGCAGGCGCTGCACCACGTGCAGGAGCTGCGGCCCATTGCCCGCCCCAACCCCGGCTTCCTGCGCCAGCTGCAGACCTACCAGGGCATCCTGACTGCCAG CCGCCAGAGCCACATCTGGGAGCAGAAAGTGGGTAGGGTCTCCCCAGAGGAGCCCCTGACCCCCGAAGTCTCTACACCATCCCCACCTCTTCCGCCAGAACCGGGGGGCGGTGGGGAGGTGAAGGCCATGGGCTTGGAGAAGAGCCAGGCACCCCCAGAAGAAGAGTCTGGGCCAAGGGCCCGTATCAACCTCCGAGGGGTCATGAGGTCCATCAGTCTCCTGGAGCCCTCCCTGGAGCTAGAGAGTGTCTCGGGGGCTGGTGACCTGCCAgag GTTTTCTCTTCCCACGAGTCTTCAGACGAAGAGCCTGCGCAGCCCGTCCCTCCACTCTCAAGGGCGAAGGGAGGCCAGCGGCTCTGCCAGGGGCCTTGGCCTGCCCTAAAGTCCCGCCAGTCTGTGGTTGCCCTCCAGAGCGCCGCCCTGGTGGCCAGCCGGACCCGAGCCTTgcaggagcaggggcaggggcaggggcaggggcaaggAGAGCCTGGCATTCTCCCCACACCCAGGCTCCGGAAGGTGGTGAGGCAGGCCAGCGTGGATGACAGCAGAGAGGGGGGCGAGGCCTGA
- the SSH3 gene encoding protein phosphatase Slingshot homolog 3 isoform X3: MALVTVSRSPPASGHSTPVGPTQELAVKRRNRLQRRQSFAVLRGAVLGLQGGGDNGDTAEASPERAEEPLGEEQPHGDQTDYGQGFQSPQKQEQRQHLHLMVELLRPQDDILLAAQLEAARPPRLRYLLVVSTREHPSQDETVLLGVDFPDSSSPSCTLGLVLPLWSDTQVYLDGDGGFSVTSGGQSRIFKPISIQTMWATLQVLHQACEAALGSGLVPGGSALTWASYYQDRLNSDQSCLNEWTAMADLESLRPPSTEAGRPSEQEQMEQAIRAELWEVLDTSDLESITSKEIRQALELRLGCPLQQYRDFIDNQMLLLMAQQDRASRIFPHLYLGSEWNAANLEELQRNRVSHILNMAREIDNFYPERFTYHNVRLWDEESAQLLPHWKETHRFIEAARAQGTRVLVHCKMGVSRSAATVLAYAMKQYGWSLEQALHHVQELRPIARPNPGFLRQLQTYQGILTARFSLPTSLQTKSLRSPSLHSQGRREASGSARGLGLP; this comes from the exons ATGGCTCTGGTCACAGTGAGCCGCTCGCCCCCGGCCAGCGGCCACTCCACGCCTGTGGGGCCCACG CAGGAGCTGGCGGTCAAGCGGAGAAACCGACTCCAGCGCCG GCAGAGCTTTGCGGTGCTCCGTGGGGCTGTCCTGGGACTGCAAGGCGGAGGGGACAATGGTGATACAGCTGAGGCCAGCCCTGAGCGAGCAGAGGAACCCCTGGGTGAGGAGCAGCCCCACGGGGACCAGACAGACTACGGACAAGGGTTCCAAAGTCCCCAGAAACAGGAGCAGAGGCAGCACCTGCATCTCATGGTGGAGTTGCTGAGGCCACAAGACGACATCCTCCTG GCAGCCCAGCTGGAGGCAGCTCGGCCACCCCGGCTCCGCTACCTGCTGGTAGTTTCCACACGAGAGCACCCGAGCCAGGATGAGACAGTCCTCCTGGGGGTGGACTTCCCTGacagcag CTCTCCCAGCTGTACCCTGGGCCTGGTCTTGCCCCTCTGGAGTGACACCCAGGTGTACTTAGATGGAGACGG GGGCTTCAGCGTGACGTCTGGTGGGCAGAGCCGAATCTTCAAGCCCATCTCTATCCAGACCATGTG GGCCACGCTCCAAGTGTTGCACCAGGCATGTGAGGCAGCTCTAGGCAGTGGTCTTGTACCTGGTGGCAGTGCCCTCACCTGGGCCAGCTACTACCAGGACAGACTGAACTCTGACCAGAGCTGCCTCAATGAGTGGACGGCCATGGCTGACCTGGAGTCTCTGCGACCTCCCAGCACCGAAGCTGGCCG GCCCTCGGAACAGGAGCAGATGGAGCAGGCGATCCGGGCTGAGCTGTGGGAAGTGCTGGACACCAGCGACTTGGAGAGCATCACTTCCAAAGAG ATCCGCCAGGCCCTGGAGCTGCGTCTAGGGTGTCCCCTCCAGCAGTACCGAGACTTCATCGACAACCAGATGCTGCTGCTCATGGCGCAGCAAGACCGGGCTTCCCGCATCTTCCCTCATCTCTACCTG GGCTCAGAGTGGAACGCGGCCAACCTGGAGGAGCTGCAGAGAAACAG GGTCAGCCACATCTTGAACATGGCCCGGGAGATTGACAACTTCTACCCAGAGCGCTTCACCTACCACAACGTGCGCCTCTGGGATGAGGAGTCAGCCCAGCTGCTGCCCCACTGGAAGGAGACGCACCGCTTCATTGAAGCTGCAAG GGCGCAGGGCACCCGGGTGCTAGTCCACTGCAAGATGGGCGTCAGCCGCTCAGCTGCCACGGTGCTGGCCTACGCCATGAAGCAGTACGGCTGGAGCCTGGAGCAGGCGCTGCACCACGTGCAGGAGCTGCGGCCCATTGCCCGCCCCAACCCCGGCTTCCTGCGCCAGCTGCAGACCTACCAGGGCATCCTGACTGCCAG GTTTTCTCTTCCCACGAGTCTTCAGACGAAGAGCCTGCGCAGCCCGTCCCTCCACTCTCAAGGGCGAAGGGAGGCCAGCGGCTCTGCCAGGGGCCTTGGCCTGCCCTAA